One segment of Gammaproteobacteria bacterium DNA contains the following:
- the prfB gene encoding peptide chain release factor 2 (programmed frameshift), producing the protein MEDINPLRNKITDLTSRVQALRGYLDYDTKRERLQEVSRELEDPGVWNQPAHAQELGRERARLEETVTGLDRLTRELADSDELLGLLVEEGDAASAASLTRDVERVEQQVADLEFRRMFSGEMDAHNAFLDIQSGSGGTEAQDWANMLLRMYLRWGERRGFKTELVEISAGEVAGIKSATLRFEGPYAFGWLRTEAGVHRLVRKSPFDSGNRRHTSFAAVFVSPEVDDDIEIDINPADLKVDTYRSSGAGGQHVNKTDSAIRITHIPTGIVVACQNERSQHKNRSTAMKQLKAKLYEREMQKRRADQQKLEDSKADIGWGSQIRSYVLDQSRIKDLRTGVEKGDTQAVLDGALDDFIEASLKQGL; encoded by the exons GTGGAAGACATCAATCCCCTGCGCAACAAGATCACCGACCTCACGAGCCGCGTGCAGGCTCTCCGGGGGTATCTT GACTACGACACCAAGCGCGAGCGCCTGCAGGAAGTAAGCCGGGAACTGGAAGATCCCGGAGTCTGGAACCAGCCGGCGCACGCCCAGGAACTGGGGCGCGAGCGAGCGCGCCTTGAGGAAACCGTGACCGGCCTCGACCGGCTGACGCGCGAGCTCGCGGATTCCGATGAGCTGCTGGGCTTGTTGGTCGAGGAGGGCGATGCGGCCTCCGCTGCAAGCCTGACGCGCGACGTGGAGCGTGTCGAGCAGCAGGTGGCGGACCTCGAGTTCCGCCGCATGTTCTCCGGCGAAATGGACGCGCACAACGCGTTCCTCGACATCCAGTCCGGTTCCGGCGGCACCGAGGCCCAGGACTGGGCCAACATGCTGCTGCGCATGTATCTGCGCTGGGGTGAACGCCGCGGTTTCAAGACCGAGCTCGTGGAAATCTCGGCCGGCGAGGTGGCGGGCATCAAAAGCGCCACGCTGCGTTTTGAGGGGCCGTATGCTTTCGGCTGGCTGCGCACCGAAGCCGGCGTGCACCGGCTGGTGCGCAAGTCACCGTTCGATTCCGGCAACCGCCGGCACACCTCGTTTGCGGCGGTGTTCGTGTCACCGGAAGTGGACGACGACATCGAGATCGATATCAACCCGGCGGACCTGAAGGTGGACACTTATCGGTCGAGCGGCGCGGGCGGCCAGCACGTCAACAAAACCGACTCTGCCATCCGCATCACGCACATTCCGACCGGCATCGTGGTGGCCTGCCAGAATGAGCGCTCGCAGCACAAGAACCGCTCCACCGCGATGAAACAGCTCAAGGCCAAACTTTACGAGCGGGAGATGCAGAAGCGCCGCGCTGACCAGCAAAAGCTCGAGGACAGCAAGGCGGACATCGGCTGGGGCAGCCAGATCCGTTCCTACGTGCTGGACCAGTCGCGCATCAAGGATTTGCGCACCGGGGTGGAGAAAGGCGACACTCAGGCGGTGCTGGACGGCGCTCTGGACGATTTCATCGAAGCGTCGTTGAAGCAGGGGCTTTAA
- the lysS gene encoding lysine--tRNA ligase: MNEQQDENNLIRERRGKLAKLRADGHAFPNDFRRDALAEELHAVYGKHGPEALEKQAVHVTVAGRMMAKRVMGKASFVHIQDGSGRIQLFLQKDVLGDAYEAFKGWDIGDILGAQGVLFKTKTGELSLRVQQLRLLTKSLRPLPEKFHGLADTEIRYRQRYLDLVMNPESARVFQTRTRIVQHLRDFMNALGFVEVETPMMQPIPGGAAARPFVTHHNALDMDLYLRIAPELYLKRLVVGGLERVFEINRNFRNEGVSTRHNPEFTMLEFYQAYASYSDLMDLTENLMRSLAQTLGHGTQITYQGATHDFGPAFRRLPIEQAIAEANHLERTRLRELPYLRGVCEKLRLPVKSGDGAGKLQFSIFEKTVEPRLAQPTFIIDYPLEVSPLSRRKDGDPFLVDRFEFYVGGREIANGFSELNDPEDQAERFRQQAGQKAAGDEEAMYYDADYVRALEYGMPPAAGEGIGVDRLVMLFTDSPSIRDVILFPLMRPE; the protein is encoded by the coding sequence ATGAACGAACAACAAGATGAAAATAATCTGATCCGGGAGCGGCGCGGGAAGCTCGCGAAACTGCGCGCCGACGGGCATGCGTTCCCCAACGATTTCAGGCGCGATGCGCTGGCCGAAGAACTGCATGCCGTGTACGGCAAGCATGGTCCCGAAGCGCTGGAGAAACAGGCGGTGCACGTCACCGTGGCCGGGCGCATGATGGCCAAGCGCGTCATGGGCAAAGCCAGCTTTGTCCATATCCAGGACGGGTCCGGCCGCATCCAGTTGTTTCTGCAAAAGGACGTGCTCGGTGACGCCTACGAGGCATTCAAAGGCTGGGACATCGGCGACATCCTGGGTGCGCAAGGCGTGCTGTTCAAGACCAAGACCGGCGAGTTGTCGCTGCGCGTGCAGCAACTGCGGCTGCTGACGAAATCGCTGCGGCCGCTGCCCGAGAAGTTTCACGGCCTCGCTGACACCGAGATCCGCTACCGCCAGCGCTATCTGGATCTGGTCATGAATCCGGAGTCCGCGCGCGTGTTCCAGACACGCACGCGTATCGTGCAGCACCTGCGCGATTTCATGAACGCACTCGGATTCGTGGAAGTGGAAACCCCGATGATGCAGCCGATTCCGGGCGGCGCCGCCGCCCGGCCGTTTGTGACGCATCACAACGCGCTCGACATGGACCTGTACCTGCGCATCGCGCCGGAGCTGTACCTCAAGCGCCTGGTGGTGGGCGGTTTGGAGCGCGTGTTCGAGATCAACCGCAATTTCCGCAACGAAGGCGTGTCCACGCGCCACAATCCCGAATTCACCATGCTGGAGTTCTATCAGGCCTACGCCAGCTACTCCGATCTCATGGATCTGACCGAGAACCTGATGCGCAGCCTGGCGCAGACCCTGGGTCATGGCACGCAGATCACCTACCAGGGCGCAACCCATGATTTCGGTCCCGCGTTCCGGCGCCTGCCGATCGAGCAGGCGATTGCCGAGGCCAATCACCTGGAGCGCACCCGGCTGCGCGAGCTGCCTTATCTGCGCGGAGTGTGCGAAAAACTCAGGCTGCCGGTGAAATCCGGCGACGGCGCGGGCAAACTGCAATTCTCGATTTTCGAGAAGACCGTGGAACCCAGGCTCGCGCAGCCCACGTTCATCATTGATTATCCGCTGGAAGTCTCGCCGTTGTCGCGCCGCAAAGACGGCGATCCCTTCCTGGTGGATCGCTTCGAGTTCTACGTGGGCGGACGCGAAATCGCCAACGGTTTTTCCGAGTTGAACGATCCCGAAGATCAGGCTGAGCGTTTCCGCCAACAAGCCGGCCAGAAGGCCGCGGGCGATGAGGAAGCCATGTATTACGACGCCGATTACGTGCGTGCGCTGGAATACGGCATGCCGCCCGCGGCCGGCGAGGGCATCGGCGTAGACCGGCTGGTGATGCTGTTTACCGATTCGCCCTCGATCCGCGACGTGATCCTGTTCCCGCTGATGCGGCCGGAGTAG
- a CDS encoding DUF1674 domain-containing protein — protein MSERDAQTKPSTPPLRPPAATPQPKRKPREIGGPKGPEPTRYGDWEKAGRCIDF, from the coding sequence ATGTCCGAACGCGACGCCCAGACCAAGCCATCCACGCCGCCGCTGCGCCCACCCGCTGCCACGCCGCAGCCAAAGCGCAAGCCGCGCGAAATCGGCGGTCCCAAGGGGCCCGAACCCACGCGTTACGGCGACTGGGAAAAGGCCGGTCGCTGCATTGATTTCTGA
- the sdhD gene encoding succinate dehydrogenase, hydrophobic membrane anchor protein, producing the protein MSYRTPLARARGLGSAKDGTTHWVVQRITAVALVPLSLWFVVSILMLMHADYVAVVNWMHAPWNAILLVLLVLTMYWHAYLGLQVVVEDYVHVAWVKVSAIVLLRLLAVVLTAIGIFVVLRIAFGG; encoded by the coding sequence ATGAGCTACCGCACACCGCTGGCGCGCGCGCGCGGGTTGGGCTCGGCCAAGGACGGCACCACGCACTGGGTCGTGCAACGCATCACGGCCGTGGCCCTCGTGCCGCTCAGCCTGTGGTTCGTGGTTTCAATACTCATGCTCATGCATGCCGACTATGTTGCGGTCGTGAACTGGATGCATGCGCCGTGGAATGCCATTCTGCTGGTGCTGCTGGTGCTCACGATGTATTGGCACGCTTACCTGGGCCTGCAGGTGGTGGTCGAGGACTACGTGCATGTCGCGTGGGTGAAAGTGAGCGCCATCGTTTTGCTGCGCCTGCTGGCCGTGGTGTTGACCGCCATCGGCATTTTCGTGGTGCTACGTATCGCCTTTGGGGGTTGA
- the sdhC gene encoding succinate dehydrogenase, cytochrome b556 subunit, translating to MTDTRPLSPHVGVYRWQITMTMSIAHRITGVWLAIGTLALVYWLVAAGTGPDNFATAHWFFGTWIGQILMWLWTFSLFYHLCNGIRHLFWDAGQGFKIRTIYLSGYSVWVLACILTALTILFAYLGGRP from the coding sequence ATGACCGACACACGACCGCTGTCACCGCACGTTGGCGTTTACCGGTGGCAGATCACCATGACCATGTCGATCGCACACCGCATCACCGGAGTGTGGTTGGCGATCGGCACGCTGGCGCTGGTGTATTGGCTGGTGGCCGCCGGTACCGGGCCGGACAACTTCGCGACCGCGCACTGGTTTTTCGGTACCTGGATCGGCCAGATTCTCATGTGGTTGTGGACGTTCAGCCTGTTCTACCACCTGTGCAACGGCATCCGCCACCTGTTTTGGGACGCCGGGCAGGGATTCAAGATCCGGACCATCTACTTGAGCGGCTACAGCGTATGGGTGCTGGCCTGCATCCTGACGGCCCTGACCATCCTGTTTGCCTATCTCGGAGGCCGGCCATGA
- a CDS encoding RsmB/NOP family class I SAM-dependent RNA methyltransferase: MQQRNGLASARFKQAVELLTLLLRFVYPADAEIGRYFHARRKMGSTDRGFAAETVYGCLRRKRELEALYEPVHRPEADDECARWLVATWLLKYGGWSARALADAGFNEGAVALVERIRALDLFEFPLEVRANLPDWMAHKLVAQFGPEQTLQLADALNQPAPVDLRVNLLKITRENLQAQLKDEGFELALTPYSPLGLRREQRAALFNTRAFGMGLYEVQDEGSQLVGLLVEAKPGEKIVDFCAGAGGKTLQLAGQMRNSGVVQAFDVSRKRLDRFRPRLNRAGVDNVQRRMLRDEHDPVLKPFAGTADAVLVDAPCSGTGTLRRNPDVKWKNIDLAGLQRTQRSILEAASALVKPGGRLVYATCSLLHDENAAVTAAFRAEHPDFRPEHAGEILMRQGVAIPDAVTSEGALQLLPQRHGTDGFYALVMRRNTDG, encoded by the coding sequence GTGCAGCAGCGCAACGGCTTAGCCAGCGCACGGTTCAAACAGGCCGTCGAACTTCTGACCCTGCTGCTGCGCTTTGTGTATCCAGCCGATGCGGAGATCGGCCGCTATTTCCACGCGCGCCGCAAGATGGGTTCCACCGATCGCGGTTTCGCGGCGGAAACCGTTTACGGGTGTCTGCGTCGCAAGCGCGAGCTGGAAGCGCTGTACGAGCCCGTGCACCGGCCGGAAGCGGACGACGAGTGCGCGCGCTGGCTGGTTGCCACCTGGTTGTTGAAATATGGCGGCTGGAGTGCGCGTGCGCTAGCCGATGCCGGCTTCAATGAGGGCGCCGTGGCGTTGGTGGAGCGCATCCGCGCGCTGGACCTGTTCGAGTTTCCGCTGGAAGTGCGCGCCAACCTGCCGGACTGGATGGCCCACAAGCTGGTGGCGCAATTCGGTCCGGAACAAACCCTGCAGCTTGCCGATGCGCTCAACCAGCCCGCGCCCGTGGACCTGCGGGTCAATCTGCTCAAGATTACACGTGAAAATCTACAGGCCCAACTCAAGGACGAGGGCTTCGAACTTGCGCTCACACCGTATTCACCGCTGGGATTGCGGCGTGAACAACGTGCCGCCTTGTTCAATACACGCGCCTTTGGCATGGGGCTGTACGAAGTGCAGGATGAAGGCAGCCAGCTCGTGGGCCTGTTGGTGGAGGCCAAACCCGGGGAAAAGATCGTGGACTTCTGCGCCGGTGCGGGCGGCAAGACGCTACAGCTTGCCGGCCAGATGCGCAATTCCGGCGTGGTGCAGGCTTTCGATGTGTCGCGCAAACGCCTGGATCGTTTCCGGCCGCGCCTGAACCGCGCGGGCGTGGACAACGTGCAACGCCGCATGCTGCGCGACGAACACGATCCGGTGCTCAAGCCGTTCGCAGGCACGGCCGACGCAGTGCTGGTGGACGCGCCGTGTTCGGGAACCGGCACGCTCAGGCGCAACCCCGACGTCAAATGGAAGAACATCGATCTTGCCGGGCTGCAGCGCACGCAGCGCAGCATTCTCGAGGCCGCATCCGCGCTGGTGAAACCCGGCGGCCGGCTGGTGTATGCGACCTGCAGTCTGCTGCATGATGAAAACGCCGCAGTCACCGCCGCGTTTCGGGCGGAGCATCCGGACTTCAGGCCGGAGCATGCGGGTGAGATTCTGATGCGACAGGGCGTCGCAATTCCGGATGCGGTGACCTCCGAGGGCGCCCTGCAGTTGTTGCCGCAGCGTCACGGGACGGATGGCTTTTACGCACTCGTCATGCGCCGCAATACGGATGGCTAA
- the recJ gene encoding single-stranded-DNA-specific exonuclease RecJ → MTHRRIEHRIPAADVSLPDTLHPLLRRIYAARGALTAADLDHALSALHDFRGFHGMHAAVGLLAECLQQDLNILIVGDFDADGATSSALGVRALRALGARHVDYLVPNRFEYGYGLTPEIVALAATRNPQLIVTVDNGISSHAGVTAARAAGMRVLVTDHHLPGATLPDADAILNPNLPGDGFPSKCLAGVGVTFYLLLALRAHLRESGWFTQRAIPEPNLAEFLDIVALGTVADLVPLDHNNRVLVAQGLARIRAGQCVPGIQALLRSAQRELGQVTAEDLGFAVAPRLNAAGRLTDMSLGIECLLADDALRAGELAARLDALNRERRAIEAQMRAEALRAIDQMSLNAEDATLPFGLCLFNTEWHQGVIGLVAARIKDRMHRPVIAFARAEDGQLKGSARSVAGVHIRDVLEAVDTRHPGLITKFGGHAMAAGLSLAAQHYEEFARAFDAEVRDWLKAADLDGVLYTDGELEPEYLTLECATLLRTAGPWGQAFPEPSFDNVFQILERRIVGDGHVKLTLAEPRSHAQVDAIAFHPVGAQLPMDCRQVRVVYRPDVNAWRGETRLQLLVEHIEPVVP, encoded by the coding sequence ATGACTCACCGGCGCATTGAGCATCGCATACCGGCGGCCGACGTGTCCCTGCCGGATACGCTGCATCCGCTGCTGCGGCGCATTTACGCGGCGCGCGGAGCGCTGACGGCGGCGGATCTGGATCACGCGCTCAGCGCCCTGCACGATTTCCGCGGATTTCACGGCATGCACGCCGCGGTCGGGCTGCTGGCGGAGTGCCTGCAGCAGGACTTGAATATATTGATAGTCGGCGACTTCGATGCCGATGGCGCCACCAGTTCGGCGCTCGGAGTGCGCGCACTGCGCGCGCTCGGCGCCCGGCACGTGGATTACTTGGTGCCGAACCGTTTCGAGTACGGCTATGGCCTCACGCCTGAAATCGTGGCGCTTGCCGCCACGCGCAACCCGCAGTTGATTGTTACCGTGGATAACGGCATTTCCAGTCACGCGGGGGTGACGGCGGCGCGCGCGGCCGGCATGCGCGTTCTTGTGACCGATCATCACTTGCCCGGCGCAACCCTGCCGGACGCCGATGCGATTCTCAATCCCAATCTCCCGGGCGACGGCTTTCCGAGCAAATGCCTGGCAGGCGTGGGCGTGACCTTCTATCTGCTGTTGGCATTGCGTGCGCACCTGCGCGAATCCGGCTGGTTCACGCAGCGCGCCATCCCGGAACCGAATCTCGCCGAATTTCTCGATATCGTGGCGCTCGGCACGGTCGCCGACCTCGTGCCGCTGGATCACAACAACCGCGTGTTGGTGGCGCAGGGGCTGGCCCGCATCCGCGCCGGTCAGTGCGTGCCCGGAATCCAGGCCCTGCTGCGCAGCGCGCAGCGCGAATTGGGGCAGGTCACGGCGGAGGACCTGGGATTCGCGGTGGCGCCGCGCTTGAATGCCGCCGGCCGGTTGACCGACATGTCCCTCGGCATCGAATGCCTGCTCGCGGACGACGCTTTGCGCGCAGGCGAACTCGCTGCGAGGCTCGATGCGCTCAATCGCGAGCGCCGCGCCATCGAAGCGCAGATGCGCGCGGAGGCGCTGCGCGCAATCGACCAGATGAGCCTGAATGCGGAGGATGCGACGCTGCCGTTCGGCCTGTGCCTGTTCAATACCGAGTGGCACCAAGGCGTGATCGGTCTGGTGGCCGCGCGCATCAAGGATCGCATGCACCGCCCGGTGATTGCCTTTGCGCGCGCCGAGGACGGCCAGCTCAAGGGTTCGGCGCGCTCCGTGGCGGGCGTGCACATCCGCGATGTACTGGAAGCGGTGGACACGCGTCATCCCGGACTGATTACGAAATTCGGCGGCCATGCTATGGCGGCCGGGCTCAGCCTCGCGGCGCAGCACTATGAGGAATTTGCGCGGGCCTTTGATGCCGAAGTGCGCGACTGGCTGAAGGCCGCCGACCTGGACGGCGTGCTGTACACCGATGGCGAGCTGGAGCCCGAATACCTGACGCTGGAATGCGCCACGCTGCTGCGCACAGCCGGGCCCTGGGGCCAGGCGTTTCCCGAGCCGAGTTTCGACAATGTGTTCCAGATACTGGAGCGGCGCATCGTGGGCGACGGTCACGTGAAGCTCACGCTGGCGGAGCCGCGCAGTCATGCGCAGGTGGATGCCATCGCGTTCCATCCGGTAGGCGCGCAATTGCCAATGGACTGCCGGCAGGTACGCGTGGTTTACCGGCCGGACGTGAATGCCTGGCGCGGTGAAACCCGGCTGCAGTTGCTCGTGGAGCACATCGAGCCTGTAGTACCATAG